One Oryzomonas sagensis genomic region harbors:
- a CDS encoding TraB/GumN family protein, which yields MKRVIAGIMLVLFACTGAGAESSVWKARKGGSVLYLGGTCHVLREQDFPLPAEFDRAYLAAQVVVFETDLGKLQAPATQQRFLAKAMYGDGSTVDKHLSPKAYAALSAFSEANGIPLSTFGRFKPSMIVTTLTLMELLKMGVTQQGVDNVYYARAIADKKAVDGLETADQQIDYVVSMADGNEDDFVDYSIADMKNIREQFGLLVGAWRTGDAGTLDELMSGEFKARQPQLYKRLIVERNKNWLPVIEGYQKLRQTRFVLVGVAHLVGPDGIIEALRQKGYTVEKL from the coding sequence ATGAAGAGAGTCATCGCGGGTATCATGCTGGTCCTGTTCGCCTGCACCGGGGCGGGGGCCGAATCGTCGGTGTGGAAGGCCCGGAAGGGCGGGAGCGTCCTCTATCTGGGGGGGACCTGCCATGTGCTGCGGGAGCAGGATTTCCCCCTGCCGGCCGAGTTCGACCGGGCATACCTGGCTGCCCAGGTCGTGGTCTTCGAGACCGATTTGGGCAAGCTCCAGGCCCCGGCGACCCAGCAGCGGTTTCTGGCCAAGGCCATGTACGGCGACGGCAGCACCGTGGACAAGCATCTGTCGCCCAAGGCCTACGCCGCGCTCAGCGCCTTTTCCGAGGCCAACGGCATCCCGCTTTCGACCTTCGGCCGGTTCAAGCCGTCCATGATCGTGACGACCCTGACGCTCATGGAGTTGTTGAAAATGGGGGTAACCCAGCAGGGGGTGGACAACGTCTACTATGCGCGGGCCATCGCGGACAAGAAGGCCGTGGACGGGCTGGAGACGGCCGACCAGCAGATCGACTACGTGGTCTCCATGGCGGACGGCAACGAGGATGACTTTGTGGACTATTCCATCGCGGATATGAAGAATATCCGGGAGCAGTTCGGGCTCCTCGTGGGGGCGTGGCGCACGGGGGATGCGGGGACGCTGGACGAGTTGATGTCGGGGGAATTCAAGGCCCGCCAGCCCCAGCTCTACAAGCGGCTGATCGTGGAGCGCAACAAAAACTGGCTGCCGGTGATCGAGGGCTACCAAAAGCTGCGCCAGACCCGGTTCGTCCTGGTGGGGGTGGCGCATCTGGTGGGGCCGGACGGCATCATCGAGGCCCTGCGGCAGAAGGGGTACACGGTGGAGAAGTTGTAG
- a CDS encoding helix-turn-helix transcriptional regulator yields MPSLHNRTYLPATREAAELLGKLIRLERRERKMSEEDLAGRAGIARRTLQRIEHGDPQCAIGLFFELAVLVGVRLFDSDDHTTLAERLDRVTDKLAVLPRRVRSSALKVDDDF; encoded by the coding sequence ATGCCCTCCCTGCATAATAGAACCTATCTCCCTGCCACTCGAGAGGCGGCGGAACTCCTGGGCAAGCTTATCAGGCTGGAACGGCGCGAACGCAAAATGTCCGAGGAGGATCTGGCGGGACGCGCGGGTATCGCCAGACGCACCCTGCAAAGGATCGAACATGGTGACCCGCAGTGCGCCATCGGCCTGTTTTTCGAATTGGCGGTCCTCGTCGGGGTAAGGCTTTTCGATAGCGACGATCACACCACGCTCGCAGAGCGCCTGGACCGGGTTACCGACAAACTCGCGGTTTTGCCCCGGCGGGTACGTTCTTCCGCCCTGAAGGTTGACGATGATTTCTGA
- a CDS encoding DUF2845 domain-containing protein has protein sequence MKKIVALFAVAVSLSATQAFADNFRCPNGAIVSTGDSISLVSTKCDPPAGAYKREEPVTAEFDRGNGRTGANTVYIEVQEWTYTQGSTLLHTLIFRNGILAEVRTGGFVQ, from the coding sequence ATGAAAAAGATCGTTGCCCTGTTCGCCGTTGCCGTCTCCCTCTCCGCGACGCAGGCGTTTGCCGATAACTTCCGCTGCCCCAACGGCGCTATCGTCTCCACCGGAGACAGCATCTCCCTCGTCTCGACAAAATGCGACCCTCCTGCCGGCGCGTACAAGCGCGAGGAGCCGGTGACCGCCGAATTCGACAGAGGGAACGGCCGGACCGGGGCCAACACCGTCTACATCGAGGTGCAGGAGTGGACCTACACCCAGGGCTCCACCCTGCTGCACACGCTGATCTTCCGCAACGGCATCCTCGCGGAGGTGCGCACCGGCGGCTTTGTGCAGTGA